In the genome of Diabrotica undecimpunctata isolate CICGRU chromosome 2, icDiaUnde3, whole genome shotgun sequence, the window TAAGTGTATTTATTTTGAAGCTACCAATAAATCATTTACTCTACGACTTCGAATTATTTcacatcgtcgatcgagaagttCGGACATAGGGCATTCGAAATTCGTTTCCTTGTACGTactgaataaaaacaaaatggcgTCCAAAtaattttctgtttgttttatgatttttttcaCTTTCATATCTTGCTGGAACTCTTATCGACAACCAATCTCGCCACAAAAACTGATTGGTGTTCTTGGAAGTTTCCTTTAGTTTGTAGTTCCAGCTACATACTAACATCCATCTACGTTTCGGCGTTTAAAGTCTGAGGCTTCAATACACTTAAGTAACGTCAGAGCATGCAATGTATTAAACCATCCTTTTTGCCTTCTCCAAGTGCGTTTGTGATTTTTCTAATCATTTgtaatttttgttaacttttctGGCTTGAAAGGTAAGTATTTCTCAAGTTTATTGACATAGTAATAGTGatcttttattacatatttatgtttttatcGTACAAAACAGACCAGGATTTAATTAGGACAGTGGAATTTTATAGGATCAAACTTTTTTTGGCATGGCCTACTGTCATTTAGCCAGAGGACAGagaaaacttatttattttatttttacttgttTATTTTGTTCAAACAAACATAGTATTCCAACAAATTTTAGTCAACAAATCCAATTCCATCTTCTCCAAAAATGTTATGTGGCTCTCGTTTTAGCTTCAGGTGACTTATTGAATTAAATTCATCAAGATATATCGATGATTGTGATTCCCCCACATGCCGAATACCAATGTCGTTCCATAAGAAATACTTTATTGGGCATTTATGTGCAGCTGCTATATAGCAATAAAACCTGACAAACCGAAAAACAAATTCTATGATATTTCTATGTTTATATAAAACAATTCTCATTAAATATTGTAGATCACTACGAAAAGTAATGTTATGATAATcacgaaaattaaattaaataatccTTACAATTAAACCTTTTCCACACTTAAACCTAAAATACATATAATTCTATAATAAGATATATAATTTCACTGTATCACAAATGAGTATTCGAATAAAATTTATTGAATAGTAACCACTATACTTAAAAACATGTATAAAGAGCTTGTTCCGAAAGGGTTTTTAATTCGAAATTGGGATTTTGGAACTGGAAGGCGCTTGGAATTGCGAAAAAATTTTTTGTAGCATTTGGAAATGACTCGCTTGTATGCCAAATTTATTGCTCACGGCTAAGCAGAGAGAGATTCGCTTAGAAATCACGTTAGATAGCTTGGAAATGCTTGCTAATGGtaaaaatatgttcaaaaagATCATTACCAGTGAGAAGTTATGGGTTGAGGGTTATGATCCGGAAATAAATGTTTTTGTAAGGAAAACTTCTACCTGAGCGCCCATGTTGTTTTAAATAAGGTAATCAACAAACAAATTTAAGTTTGCGTTCGAAAACGATTGCAGTGAGAACAGACGGACCCATTTTAGGGAGAGCAGCGACTTATTTCTGCATTCCGTAATGCGTCAACCCATTCATCGAACAGTTCTTCGCAAAATTCACTGAGCAGTATATTTTGAGATAGAGCACTGACATCTACTACAGAAAATAAATCACAGAACCACTTAGGTGTACTTAAACCACCGACGGGTGCGTGTTGCCAAACCGAATTGCGATTACTGCTTAGGTTCATGCGGATCATACTTATTATACGAATTATACTCATGAGGATCAATTAATTTTGGGACAGACCTCGTAACATGACTATTGGAGcgataaaatattcaaaatgacTAAAACAATTcttaaaatacatattaataCAGTATAGTGGCTAACATAGCAgcaaatcaaataattcaagttTAAATGCATATCAAGCGTGTTTTTAAACTAAAAACGCTTTTTGAAATAGTATACGTCATTTCGTTTAGAAGCATGTCGTTTCTGGCAATCAATACAACTAATAAAATTACTACTATCAAAATTATAAAGAGGCTTTAAGCAACATAGATACACAAACCATGCAGATAAATTGAAGAAAGGGACGGATGAGGTTAAAATCTTCCTTAACCTTAATCAGACTAAGCataatcttaaaaataaaacgaaaaaccGCGTAAATCCTTAAACATTGACCGGTTTATCCTGAATTAGCCCAGTACTGGCTATTGCTAATAGATGGCGCGTGCTGGAACCGCTTGTATAACTGTCACCGCTGCTGCGCATACTTGCATGCGACATAGGAGTCCCCGGTAGGCGTTGAGGAGTACTTTCCACGGAACTGGTGTTAGTCCCTTCGTACAAGGGCGCTGAAGACGGCGTTGGTTCGTCTGGGGTGTAATAATCAGATTCATCGCCTCGTTCCCCTATAAACATGTAAGtaaattacaaaaattatgaATTTCGAAAAATAATGTTCTTATTATGAAAACGAGAGCTTTTCACGAGAGCCATTCACATATAAAGTGGACTTTTCCAAGTATATAGATATAGGTGAGACCTAGTTGtagttgaatacgttttttctgTTCCGGTCTTTTGCGATAAGCTCGATATGACAAGTTAATGACCGCCCAATGGAGTGTCGTAACTACTACCGCTCATATATCTTATCAGGTCCATTGAAAGCCAATCTCAGGAGATAACCTCCAATTATAAGAATGCATTACTACTGCATGCAGAGCTCTGTCGTAGTGGTTCATCATTTTTTAGCTGCTCGTGGGATCTACATGAACGATTAACAAAAAATACCTGTAAATAAAGATACAAGGTGTCTTAAAAAAAGCTAACACCGTCTTTTTTGGTGTGGAATTGTATGATATTTCAGTTCACTTGGAGATTTAATTAATAGTTATACCCTTAAAACAGTTACGTTGAATAATACTTGGTACGAATcttgtaactagcgccctctatgagagtcagatataaaaataaatgcatgggatgtatcagcttctaaaatatattcgtataaaattccATTACAATGTTGACAGTAGTTtcgacaaaatcataaaaaatgtgtaacattgtttttcttcaacgccttttattttgaaaacggatgatgttacacattttttttaccaagcaaaccccaattatttttcagttttttacctaacCTAGAGACGGTGTtatatttttttgaaacaccctgtataagctGAAACTGAAGAGCTGGATAGTATATCCGCAAATAAAGTTCGTATATTTTGGAATAGAAAACAGGGACTTTTAAATAGTCGAGGTAAAATTTGACACAAGATGGTAAATACGAACAAAACAACAATCTGCCACAATATACATTCAACAAAAACTCATTTTTAACGCGTAATCTGATACTATCTTATACCAAAATCATTAAAAAGTGTCAGTTTTCATTGATATAgccaaaataaattaaaaaccacATGTAcagcaaaataaaagaaaagttttgTTATAATACGTAAACCTTACCGTAGGTCTTAGTTTTGTCAGTAGTATTACGAGCCTCTTCTTGGTCAGTATCAGCATCATCGATCGCATCTACTACATCTTCCATATTCAGTGCTAAATTATTACCGTTATTCTTGTTAGATCTGTCGATTTTTTGTAAAAGTGGAGATAATTTTTCAGTTTCGCTATCTTCGTCTACATTCTGGAAATAAAATAGGATGTCAAATATAAAAATCTATATACAAGGCTTACATAAATTAAAAGGAAAAACATCCACATTGAAGAATTTATTGTGATGTTTTATTTACAGTCTTTTAACACTTACACTTAAAGCACGATTactttataacattttatttacatcacgctacaaatatatttattagacTAACTCTCTACAATTTAATTTCCCTTATATAAGTTTGTCCCGTTATTCTGGAATTCCATGAAAGTCTCTCAGCGGATCGTCGACTCGTGCAACAAGTTTCTAGGCCCCATAGTGACGCCAGAGTGCCGTTGCTTGGTAATTTCGAACACCTGCTTTATCGTTCGCATAGCATGATTGGAACAGTGTGAAATCATTTAGACTAGACAGGTAGCTTCTTCGAACATTTGGTTATGTCAAAACATCGCCGTTAGAATGGAGATCAGTAGCGTAGCGAACTATAAAAAGTATATTCTAGACTATATAGTGAGAATATAGAAAGTATCGCAATGAGAAAGGGGACCGACTATTACAATTTTGCCAGCAGCAGATATTAAGAACCACATTAAATACAGTATtgatataaacattttattaattcaatttaCAAGTtaatttactttgttttatagttttttattattaaaaattaaagtgAAATTCTCAAAATATTGCACTACTGTACATGgttccggctcgaaggaccaatttGTTTAATTAGaaagtatataataaatattcaaaaatttaaattaaaaaaagttacttACTACATCTTTTTCGGCTTTCTCGTTAACCAGTCTTACATCATCTCTCTTTCTTCTCCTATCCACCTCCTTTTCCAACAACGGCAactttccatctttgtttttatcCTCTTCCTCTATTCTCCTTGTAGCTACCATGCTCACCTCTCGTGTGTAATCTGGACTAGGCGGAGAGTCTAAACTGCCTCCTCGTTTTTTCGTCGGTGTACTACGATCACATTGCCTAGGAAATgcgaataataaaaatatacataccaAGGTAATGGTTATATCATCCAACACTAAGGTAATGgcacaaaataaataacaatcagaatgcccactctcagatgccgcctttgaagtttgtcagtttggcgatcgccatattttaaacggaaacataaattcgaattgagaaatttgtgacaagctacgacagaactgtaatttaaatttttagagattaataatttagtacatttgaaataatttaatctattcttcaactaaaagtatgaataaaatagtgcatattatgtctacagttgccgtaaataaattaaaccgggttaatttttctatgcacaccagataaaatgtcactgaacagcactggttccgtttaaaacatggctgattcatattttttcaagcagagtgggcattctgattgtttattattatgtGGTAATGGTTAGCGGTTCTAatgtatgtatttttaaaaaaatataatttcaaggcatcaaaaagaatttaaaatttaaataatacaaaaaatagttataaataaccCCGCTGCCACTTTTATATTGTTAAAACTCTAAATTTCAAGCCTAATTCATCATattgctttctttttttttaatatattttattgtggACATACCAGCATCTTAATTTCATGATATTAGGTTCTGTAAGCAGAAAAAGAGGcgtaatataaaaaagaattcgAGAATATTGTCTTACACGTGAAAATAATTATCAAACGAACCTTAGAATAtatttagaatagaaaaaaaaaagttacctgtTTAAAATTTGGGCGGCTTGTATGGCATGTTCGTTTTCTGGTGTTTCAACTAAATCGGGCATAGCAGCTGAGGGTGGTTGACGAGGCGCGCAAGGACCGTTCAACGCCTCTATAAGGGACACAGCTTCATAACCGGGAGGGATATTGTCGCAACTGCCCTagagttaataaattgtaaatataaaaaataattttctatatGATTAGTGTACAAGCCATTCAATAGTCAAAATTACTAATTTCCTCCACTCTTGTCAGTTTGGTATAGCAAATGATTTATTGAGGGGTCTTTCATTATTCAACCTATCTTATAACATTTTCCAAGATATAGTGTACTGTGTTTGCGTCTCCAAATAGTGCCTGTTCTTGAGATTTTAGTATGTTTTATGAGTGTTTCGTAACCAGCATATACTTGATTTTTTCTTCATCGACCTTAACACAACTTCCTTGGTCCAGTTTTTAAAGAGGTTGAAAACTTTATATCCTTCGTTATTGTGCAATTCTATTACCTAGCATCATCAACAAAAGCTAGCAATACCTTAGATCACCGCGTAGCAAAGCCAGTTGTAAATTTTGGCTGTGTTTTTCTAATTACATAATATTGTGCGAAGTAAAATATTAACAGGGAAAGAgataaatgtattaaattttaaaacctcTTTTTCTTATGATTTTTTGACCAGTTTCAAATAATATACCAACAGAAATATTAATATCTCGGTTATTTGATAACCTATTGTAaatgtatcaaattttttctcttaTATGGTCCATAAGACCTGCAATAGACGAGATGAGAAACATCTCCATTCTTATATAGAAGACTCACAACAATTTTTCGGTTAGTATGCTAGCAGTGCATTTGAAACAAATCAAACAAAAACAAATCTAATACCTACAATAACATTCGCCATACATTTCTTTGAAAGCCACTTAAATATTTTCACTAAAACATCAAAATCTAGTAATAATgatgaaaattaatttattaactaCTTACGTCTGGTGGGCTAATAGCAGCTAGGTTCGAATTAGAACATTTCTGCAACGCTCTTATCTGCAGCAAAGCTCTGAAGGGTGCTCTGCATATGGGGCAATTATTTGCCTGATATCTCAAGGAATCAGCACAAGAATTACACAAACAGAGGTGGCGGCAAGGAAGGATCAAAGTATCTCGGACATCGCACATACATATGACACATTCTGAACCATTGTCTTCAGTTTCATCATCAGCTCCAgcctaaaattattatatagttaTAATGATAATGATGTCTTGTAGAATCATACAAAAACTTATGGAATGATTCAAAGGAATCATTTAGTTTGCATTCATCCACTGGCGTGTCCACAATGTGTTTGTTACTCTTAAATGTTCTGTTATCTGCTCTTTGGATAGATAAACGCTCCTCAGTCTTTCACTAACATTACCACTGAAATAGATCCTTTTGAAATCTGCACTACGAAAGTTCATCATAACATGGTTGTGGAACCATAAATAAAATAATGTCTTCTTGcaaataatgaaattttaaaagCTATAACTTTTACTTCATTGATTTCAACTAATTTTGCAACAAATTTAGGTTATGCTTTTGTAACTGTTATAAATATAATTAGCCTTCTGTAGTACCATTAGCACAAATGAcatattatgatttatatatcAAAATATATAGGACATAATGACTTGCCCCATTTCCTTATTATCTgcttttctattttattctatataTTACATCTAACAACCCAAAAAGTCCTTAATAAATTAGTGTCATTGTTTGTGTGTTTTTACAAGAACACTGAAGAAAACTTTCCAGAATCTATAAGAAAGAACCCTATTGAATTTGAAGTCAATAGGTTTTATTAATCATCATCCAAATATCCTAAAATTGTCAAGTTTTTCTTCATATCAGCAAAAACAGTTTTTCTTGGTGTATGTCAGCAGTTGTACAGGTTTATATTGACTAAATATCATTTATATCTAATGATTATACACTATAATGATTATACtctataaatgttataaattttaatactaaaagcAATTTAGGATTTTGACTcactttttcattatttttattttcaattccaTAAATTTCCTGCAGCAAATAGCATAAACCATCAACAAATAGTTTTTGCTTCAAAGCCTTCAGCAGATATGTTCCATCAGTGATTTTTTCTACAGTAGCAATGGTAGTATGACTCTGTCTCATTTCTGCTGAAacaatgacattaaaaaaaaacaacaaaactaaACAATAAATATTGGGTTGGGTAATAAATACCAAATAAAATTGGGTTGGCATGTGTGTTCTGTCACTGCAATCAGTGATTTTCCCTATCCTACTATTCATTATATGATCTAATACCAACCAATATGTACTTTAAGATAATTGTTCAATCTCATATCACAAACTCAATATTCCAGTCAACAAGGAATTCAAACTCAAGAGCTCTAATTCTAAATCAGTAACCTATTACactatgttttatttttttacatttttatctaaTACATAGATTTATAATTTTTACCTGGCCCTTCTTCAGTAACACAGTGAATAGCAATTGGAATTATCTCTCTGTCTACATCAAACAGCAGTTCATCTTCGTTATATTTAGCTGGATTAAATACATGAGCTGGTTGACAAAATTGTTGATTAGAACCTCTGCTATAATGAAAAGTCTCTGATGTTATTGAAGGATCTTTTGGAATGtaactaaaaaaattaatgaagtaACAATAACCAATGTTGGGCGATTTATACTTACGCCACACCATTTGGGGTAAAATCTTCAGTACAGAAATAATATACTGTTATTGCACATCTGACATCACAGTCAAAAGTAAATTCAATGTTAAATGATGTGTTTGTACCCAATTCAACATCTCTATATTCACATTTATCAATATTTAATTTACTATAATCATTACTGGTCCGAACAAATCTTAGAGACTCTTTTCTAATGTtaacaagacattttaaagtcTTTGTAGGTTCATTTGGTTGAGGAGGAGGATAtggaaactaaaaaatatttacatgtgATATGCTAAACAAACTAATTACCGGTGACcctgaaaattaaattaaaaaacagagtAATACTTACTGGAGTTGGTCTACTTCCTAAAAAGTTGAGATCAGAATTTTCTCCAAAAAGATAAGATTCAGGTTGTGGCGTATCGAATCTTTCTCCTCCCATAATAAAATGACTACCGAAATAATTACCTGTAAAATATACCTAATCAGTTTATTGAATTGGTAAATACTAATGTTAACATACCAGATCTGGGTGGATACTTGTAGGCATGATTGGAAGAAATATCAATTTCTTCTACACCATCGTGTTGTCTGGTTGTTAATAAAGCTCCCATTTTTACAGTAAGATAATAATGTACTGGTACTGAgttttgttaatttaaaataacatatttcaaaatatttactaaaatttTGATTTGACAAATAAGTGTCAAAGTAAATGACATGACGACCTATTGTCAACATTCTTTGACTTGACATCTCGACTTCTCGAAGCACATATAGAGAACACGACATTATAAACTATCAagctaaaaaatatattatgtatttcTGTTTTAAGCAGTATATACTATGTTTAAACCACAAAACACGTATAAAATTTAGCTTGCAGGGACTATTTTGTCCAAATTATGAAAAAACATTCATTCAAACAGTCGAAATCATTAAAATATTATAGAAGTTAAATGTGATAAATATTCAGAGTTTGGCCGAAATATTGGTGTTTGGCAGTGTTGAAATTtaataatagtaaataaataaaataaagtaataatttagaatttccaaaaaaagaaaaaataaaaagttttaaaacagtttttaaaagtaaatagtaaaatgtTAGATCTCTGGTATAAACACAGAATACTCCATCccaacataaataataataaagtttaaaaGTCATCTGTcgcaatctggcaactggtgcCACTGGTGGTTTGTGGGTTCTGACTCTAtctattgccaaatctatccgctaAACTATCAAATGCAATTAGTATcaaatcaaaagaaataaatattaattcaTCAATGTTTTATATAAGTTATAAAAttgcagaatccataaaataatataataaaaatgtacgtTTTAAAAGCGTTCTCTTTGTATTTGAAGCatataaccaaagaatatagacgaataagcgtctatattctttgatataacATTGTAATGGTAACATTACAAGCACATGGCAACATTGCCAACGCAAAGTTCTATTTTCTATTTCTcatttgaggctatcttcactgggaccaaatgtgaaaaatatCCCAAACAATCTCTTAATGAGTATTATACCAGAATACCACacaagtaaaaaaacaaaaatttcaattttgatttgaatCTGCATTCTGTACATTATTTCTCTACAATCTCTACTTCttgaatttttataatctatGGTTAACATGGTGGAACAGATGATGAATAGATGTCGCCCTGAGCTGAAAGAACAATATTTGACTTTGACATTTGTTTATAGGTTAAAATCACATATAAAACTtacaaaacataaaattttatacTAAAATGCTAAAAGATGGATACAGAAGAGCAAAATATTGAAAACAATAATAAGATATTAAGTGTAGAGGATCTTAATATAGACATTTTACCGATAATATACGATATTATTAAAAGGTAAGGTTAACTTATTATGTAAACATGTATTTGACAATATAAATATCAATAACTTGCATTATCAAAGGTAAGGTTAGATTATtatataaatcaattttttgacAATTTAAAATGTGATAAAATTTTTGTAGTGTTGAGAAAGACAATCATCACGATAATACGGCAAAGACAAGGGATTCACAAGATTGCTCTCAAAAAGTTTTAGAGCTACAAAAAAGACTAGATCAAGCCAGAGCTGAGGtaagaaaaaataattgaatgTTTACACTTTAAattgactttgttttttttttaagatacggATGCTTCCAGGTATTGATTACAGTAAAGACCAACAGTTAAATCACCTTGAAGCACTTAAAACTCAACTAAGACTTAAACAAGAACTATTACAGAAATACCGTTATATGTACCCATTTGAAACACAAAAGTCATAAAATGGTGTTTCGTTTCATAATCAGATTATTAGCTAACAATGAACACTTGGTTCAAAAACTTAGTGAATCATACCCTATGCGTAGAGCTGCACAGTTAGTAGTAAGAGTAATGTTTTCTGGCAAAAACTTCATAGAAGAGCAACGACTCCATGAAAAACTAAACCCCGAACAGTTTAGAGCTCTTATGAGAGATGTAAGTGCCAATTTTCAAAATCGAATCAAGGAAGCTCAAGATACCATTCGCAAGAAAATGAAATAGTCTCAAAACctacttaaattaaatttttagtaataatcttgttgaatttatttatttagaaatgtattcatttattgctatttttttttacaaaattatgtaccaataaaattttaaacttatcTCAACTTATTTTTCTTAACTCCCAAAAGCTGATATTAAAGATTTTCAATAATACCGCATGAAaagataatgaaaaatatttataaatattgttattaGATCAAtgtactatttttgttgggaataagccacaattttactttaaaataagtttatttgacattttgatttccatttcagaaattgaaatgtcaaatacacttgttttaaagtaaaattgtggtgtattcccaacaaaaatagtaaattgcagtAATATGTCAAAAGAAAATATCTTCAGAGCAATATTGGTATTGGTTATTGACTTCATTTGCTATAGGggaatgtaaataaaatataacatggTATAAATTATTGTGTTCTCTGAATTCTCAAGTAGAATATTCAAAATATTGAAGTATTTATTTTTGGGGACAAAATGCCGAAGCATTGGATTGTTTATCCCTATATCTCTCTGTATTCAGTTTCTCTGGCCTGTACTCATTTCTTCAATTGTCTTACCTCTTTTCTGTCCAATTTTGTTTATTCTATTcatccattttttattttgtccttGTATTGATTCTGTCCATTATTGTTATAAATAATAATGGACTTCACTATCTCTttgttttatacatttttgcatTTCAAAACTTTCAGATAATttttggaagcatagctttcttatcacGGGCTATGGATGGAATGCATTGATCAGTTGGTGGCTCATGTAGaggtatgaaaaaaataaaagcgACTGAAACGCCAAATTGTGCGACCCCACACTCCGTGGAGTAGTAAACGCAGTCCCATGCGTGTttcttaataaattaaattgaattaaaaaccatcgctccATGCGTAGATGATAAAAAAGCTGTGCTTCCGTCACTCCCGGAGTGCCACATCCCGTTTTTCATTTAGTAAACAACATAAATGATCCtagcatttatttatttattaacgggataccgcccaatttaatatatacacaaagtattacaacaattatctagtgatacaataattataaagttATAGTAAATTTGTATGAAAAGTATTGGCGATGCagctatatagaaaaaaaaacatattaaaattatataaagcacatagcaaatataaatcacataaaattacaaaattttttttttaaacacattctacagacattttctgaagcgcacagcaacaaatcaaggtctattctatttccatttagaatgattctactcagtggagaatgcctaccaaagttagagcgatgaaatttaattgcaaaattatgagatgttctagtaactctagagggaacattaaagtcaattagagacagtagatcattgcaattaatttttgaattcagtagtttatgaagaaacaaaacatcagcatGTAAGAATATAAACTCCATGAAGGGTAAAACATACTGGGATGGCATAAAAAACTACAAATATAAATCATTTAGACAACAAATTTCTGAGTATATGATAGTCAGTCATATAATACGGATGAAGAAAAGATGCAAGAGAATGATTTTGCAAAGTACCTTACAAGAAACCTACAAATTTAGCGAGGACAATAATTTTGATAGATATACCTTAGATGAAATGGATAAATAGTTTGGAaatttttataacaataattGTAATCCAAATGCCTTTCAGTTCATTACGGAAGATGAATATGACGAAGCTTTATATAA includes:
- the Mrgn1 gene encoding E3 ubiquitin-protein ligase MGRN1, translated to MGALLTTRQHDGVEEIDISSNHAYKYPPRSGNYFGSHFIMGGERFDTPQPESYLFGENSDLNFLGSRPTPFPYPPPQPNEPTKTLKCLVNIRKESLRFVRTSNDYSKLNIDKCEYRDVELGTNTSFNIEFTFDCDVRCAITVYYFCTEDFTPNGVAYIPKDPSITSETFHYSRGSNQQFCQPAHVFNPAKYNEDELLFDVDREIIPIAIHCVTEEGPEMRQSHTTIATVEKITDGTYLLKALKQKLFVDGLCYLLQEIYGIENKNNEKAGADDETEDNGSECVICMCDVRDTLILPCRHLCLCNSCADSLRYQANNCPICRAPFRALLQIRALQKCSNSNLAAISPPDGSCDNIPPGYEAVSLIEALNGPCAPRQPPSAAMPDLVETPENEHAIQAAQILNRQCDRSTPTKKRGGSLDSPPSPDYTREVSMVATRRIEEEDKNKDGKLPLLEKEVDRRRKRDDVRLVNEKAEKDVNVDEDSETEKLSPLLQKIDRSNKNNGNNLALNMEDVVDAIDDADTDQEEARNTTDKTKTYGERGDESDYYTPDEPTPSSAPLYEGTNTSSVESTPQRLPGTPMSHASMRSSGDSYTSGSSTRHLLAIASTGLIQDKPVNV
- the MED9 gene encoding mediator of RNA polymerase II transcription subunit 9, with protein sequence MDTEEQNIENNNKILSVEDLNIDILPIIYDIIKSVEKDNHHDNTAKTRDSQDCSQKVLELQKRLDQARAEIRMLPGIDYSKDQQLNHLEALKTQLRLKQELLQKYRYMYPFETQKS
- the LOC140433213 gene encoding protein NCBP2AS2 homolog, coding for MVFRFIIRLLANNEHLVQKLSESYPMRRAAQLVVRVMFSGKNFIEEQRLHEKLNPEQFRALMRDVSANFQNRIKEAQDTIRKKMK